Part of the Melitaea cinxia chromosome 6, ilMelCinx1.1, whole genome shotgun sequence genome is shown below.
tattttaagttaattgcAAATGCCATGTCATATCATATTTTACCGAATTTTTATGCGAAAATATAGGACAGAAATAAAACTTTACGTAAGTAAATATATGATGTTTAGAGGTAAAAAGACTTTACTATAGTCATGAactatatgttttgtttttctaGAGATAAAATGGGTAAGACGTCGAATTTAAACACTGGTGAAATAGTTTTGTCAGCAATAAAGAAAATGACTAAAAACACGGGTTGGACAACTAGAACAAttgtgaaatttattaaaattgaatacgGTATTAATGATAACAAAATCAGTAAAAAAGTTGCAAGGTGAGTTTTGTGTTAATCGATATTATTGAAGCAAAGTTTGTTATACTTAAACTAGAAAAGCAATACTCAAAAATAGGCATACAGTGAAAATTTATATCCTTGGTACCAAACAGAcagcaattttttatatatttaaatagacCTTAAACCTAAAGCTAGCGATAACGGGTGCATCCATATCGGCATCAGTGAAAATGTGCCCAATTATCTAAAGAAGAAATAATGTCagtaacataaattaatataaaacgagATTCTTCTGAAGCtcaattaaatactaaaaagaTATGGTATCTGGAAAGAGCATTTAAGTgaaatatctaaaattaaagGAATTCGGTATCGCCCGATTCAAAGTCAGCCTCCTCCCGTGCCCTTTTTTTACATGGGGAAAATCCTTATAGACATCCTCCGGCGCGGTTTATCGTAGTGGTGTGCAaaactcctactgactaaaacgTCTGAACAGACCTCCGCCTTAGTACACTAAATAAGTTCATCTGTCTATCACTTATTTTCATTTACAGCTTTAACTTTGTTTGATTTTGGTCGGCAAAACGTAGCtgacagataataattatattttacatttgcGTTATTTTGGTGTCAAGCTTATGTTACTCAAGCCAATCAGGCGACCTTGCAATTTACCATAGAGACGAAAGGTCGTTTGTCTTTTTGATTGTTTCTTTTGGCCTTACATAACATGGTAGGCAACGTATATATTTCCATCACGGCAAGTTTTGGCTTGGCAAGCTTTCTTATATTGACACTCCATCAATTATACCTTTGTTATaacttttgaatttttaaaactcaaATTTACGTAGGCGTAGTGGTTACCGCGACTGGCTAGTTCGATAACTGTGGGATTGATCTAcgcatgacaaatatttgtatatgagACTAATTATGTACtgaaacacagtttatatattattttcaaaagagtaaccgcggagtttcttgctgattcttctttACAGAAtcaacattccgaatcggtggttcacttttaaaaataataatcaccttaaaattttaattagtaaaatgacGTTAATAACGTTGTGCTTTATTTTGATTCACTTTGATTTTATAAGCCAAACAATGACATGACAGCATGGTATGGGCGTTTTTACTTGCGTCTTATGTGTTTCTAAATCTTTGAGACAGTATTCACGTCCTACTGGGGAACGTTGACTGTCAcgtgtttattaaataatttgtaattttacaggGCTTTAAAACGTGGAGTTAAATTAGGTTTATTACAAATGGAAAGCGGAAGATATCGTTTGAACCATATGTCGCGATTGGTCCGACCCATTGAAGCTAGAGAGATACGTTTTCGAAATCGACCAAGGCGTCAAAAGGCAATGCGCGTACGCAATCAACAATAGTCGAAAAATATGCAAAGTTTATAaaaagtttgaaataaaattgtattatttttatgttataacaaCATTCGTCAAgtttacttttctttttttttacttaatatataaaacttttatcgTTTTCAGCAGGTATATGTatccaaaataatttaattaggtaATTTTGTAGAAAAAATGCTAATATgcttagtatatatgtatatttcattaCGTCAACGTCCCGTTGCAAACTTTAGAGCTTAAGCATTACATCCTATAAGCATATAAGATATAGTTAAATcgtctttatttaatttcatacgtggctagaaaaaaaatcaaggaAAATTTATGAAGTTTCTAAATGTACAATGTGTTCTCGCTAATGTTTATCCGAGTTCTCGacgaaatataaaacaaaaaagtataatttatgtatacatacagTTGAGTAATAATTACAGTAGGTATTGTTTTTAAAGGTTGTTTGGTTCTGtatcactatttatttttttctcataaattacaaaatttcatgtAAATGCTAGCacataactactttttttatgtacagATACCTGTGTATCCAATGACGCGCAGATGTCAAAATGTTGAGTGGCGTGGTCGTTTGACACATTGAATCAGAAAGAATGTACTTGATATACAGTTTGATAATActccttataaaaaaaaaacgagtgtgctttagaccacacgacggAAGCAAAACTtaagaaacgtaactctctctctttctatcttcactaagcTTTCGTTCGTTTCcttccgatcacacttttctaACGCTCTTcacgttacgcattcaccagtttactccccaagtcatgcgtaaagaagtattacttcaaaaacttccgagtaaaaaaattgatatttaacaACGTTAGATTTCGAAGTTTGACATTGGATATTACGTAACGTAacgttaattaatattacatatctAGACTTACAACAAATGGACATGCTTCGGCTTTTTAAAAAGCTATTACTATTGGACAAATcgttataaaacttattttaattttaggcaATGTATAATGATGATCTTCAAAAGAAATTGCAGTACAGTTAGTTTTGCATAAATAACaaccacaaaaataaatcagttccgtgtaatttaaatgattgtGTATACATCACGCTATATTCGTCTGTAAATTTCTCCGATTGATTAACCTTATCGAAAAATCCATgcaattaaaacataataaagattttacataaattatcatttaaaccAGTTTTGAGTGTATGagaatttatttaagtttaaatggTTCCGCGTATTTTTAGAGtaacatatttaaattgtttctaTAATCTCTTGTATCTCATTTTTAGTTGTAAAATTGtgtaaacaaaagtaaaaaaaatgtactaaaattctttaagctatattatttctttttttttttttttaatttttcatccacaggctcaaaatgcccacgcattttgttaaacatgcattataataccataggctatttattattaaaactataaccTAGTAAAGTTAGGATGTGTTCCGACGCGGAcgctttatttaatattatggaATTGACaaaatctaatttatttaactatttaaaaaaaaacgctttatttattttgcaattgAATAAAATCTGTGAGCAATTAAATACAtccatttttaacattaaaagacACAGCTTAACTTaacgaaaacaaaatttgtaataaatatgtttaacgtTGAACCCaaacaatatgtttttttacaTAGTTGTTTCTGAGAACATTTTCGATATAAGGaatcatatataaattaagttatGTTTACATCCTCATATATTTCGTGACCACGAACAAGATACATGGAGTTcagctacatttattttaaaatatatttatagtaaatattaaaagttgtATATATTACTTGGATTGTGATTAATAGAATGGTAAGTATAATCATATGCAATTGgtgaatatgtaaatataaatgcatatagtaatttttatttgtattatcttTGTTGCTTTTTCAGATTTGCTTATTTGGTATATTGTTTTTGgtaaatactattttatgttTTCCTAGTGGAAATTCCAAAATCGATCTTTTTTCTTGTCACTGGCTCTATTTGACGAGATCTGATGATTCAAATCAACCTACTTTCGAAATAAGGAAACCGTAAGTATTTCAATAACTtacgtttgtttatattttaattttgtcaacGTTAAAATTACTTACTTTCAGTTTGTTTCCAACTCTCAACACAAACTTGAATAAGGGCaatgaaaatttacaaattcaTCGTATTTCATCATCTATTTTTACAATACCTggaaataattatgataaaactgTTAATGAACATAAGGTTTTTTCTCAAAATCTAAATTCAGAAAATCCGCACCATGATGGTATTTCAAAAAGCATGAATAAGAACACTGAAAATTTACGAAGTTTTCGTATTTTACCGTCTACTTTTACAACGACTGgtaaaagttatgaaaaatCTGTTAACGAACAGAAAGCTTCTTCTCAAAACTTATATTCAAAGAAACCGTCATCTGATGCTTATTTCTTTGAAGTTATTGAAGAAACGACTGCTAATCCTAAGGGAAATCTAATTGTTTTAGCTGACGATtctaaatcaaaaacaaaaaacttaaatgttataaatacggAAACGCCTATTGACACAGATGATATTACTACTACTACAGAGGAACAAGAAGTAagtcaataattaataattgtgtttgctagcaaacgaaaaaaaccgacttcaattacatcgacaagtatacaacgtaaatagatgaaaaaaattaactaacgcactagtcgtcactaccattttcgagggttcccctcaaTTTTTCTGgaatttcatcatcagatccttgggatatctcatttccaacaaaacagaatcatcaaaatcggttcataaacgacgaagttatccccgaatatacataaaaaatatatatacacagtcgaattgagtaacctcctcttttttgaagtcggttaaaaatacactttatcactatttacttattattttatttttcttataaataaatttcaggaTACAACTGAAGAATCATTGTTTCGAATATCGGAACTGTCACCAGCAGTTATTGCTTCGTTATTGGGCggctaaattttttattttattttaaggacTCTTCAGTATAAAATTACTCGTCTTCACATTTACTGTAACATATTTCTGTATCGAGAAATACTTTGAAGAATTGTACAACATCTTCTAATTTTGTCATAGTATAAGAGTTCAAAACTTTTCCATTATCGTCGTATTCTCTATACAATAAGCTAGTCACTTCTTTTGCTCCTTTCTGTCCAGGTTTTTTAGATCTTTATGTGTTGTCATCGTTCAAAATCAATACTCTCCTTTTGACAGTTACTGCTTTATGTTGAGTTTCATTACTTAACATTTGATAAGTATTATTACTGTAACAATAAATACAgcatatttaaaacattaatcaaTTATTGCTTTCATCTAATTTTTtctatgtcactaggtcggcaaacaagtgtacggctcacctgatggtaagcgattaccgtagcttatagacgcctgcaacaccagaagcatcgcaagcgggttgccgacccaatccccaacccccccagaagctctggtcaccttactcaccataaggaacacaatactgtttgaaaacagtattattttgcttctgtaaggtcgaggtactaccccagtcgggctgctccatattttgagcaggaaattcctgctatgcgctacctcagttaaaatataatgatataaaatctACAGATAAACATATCGCATAATACTCAAGTTTTATAATTTCCATAACACAAGTATCACATTTTACTGGATTATTTCAGAAAAAGTAAAGGTTTTTTAGGATTTTTCttagtaagtaaatattatttttaatatagaaactGAAATTGGATTTCCTAACGCATTTG
Proteins encoded:
- the LOC123654712 gene encoding uncharacterized protein LOC123654712, which encodes MGKTSNLNTGEIVLSAIKKMTKNTGWTTRTIVKFIKIEYGINDNKISKKVARALKRGVKLGLLQMESGRYRLNHMSRLVRPIEAREIRFRNRPRRQKAMRAMYNDDLQKKLQYS